From the Brassica napus cultivar Da-Ae chromosome A8, Da-Ae, whole genome shotgun sequence genome, one window contains:
- the LOC106360625 gene encoding cytochrome P450 97B3, chloroplastic, with protein MAAMSFLSAAPSSSFHGGLHLGKSDPCLFGSYPQTGNTQRPSLSIRCQSTNTKEPKSSNILDNASNLFTNLLSGGSLGSMPTAEGAVSDLFGKPLFLSLYDWFMEHGGVYKLAFGPKAFVVISDPIVARHVLRENAFSYDKGVLAEILEPIMGKGLIPADLDTWKLRRRAITPAFHALYLEAMVKVFSDCSEKMILKSEKLLREKEVSSGEGDTEIELDLEAEFSSLALDIIGLSVFNYDFGSVTKESPVIKAVYGTLFEAEHRSTFYFPYWNFPPARWIVPRQRKFQSDLKIINDCLDGLIQNAKETRQETDVEKLQQRDYSNLKDASLLRFLVDMRGVDIDDRQLRDDLMTMLIAGHETTAAVLTWAVYLLAQSPAKIRKAQAEIDAVLGDGAPTYESLKKLEYIRLIVVESLRLYPQPPLLIRRTLKPETLPGGYKGEKEGHKVPKGTDIFISVYNLHRSPYFWDNPQEFEPERFLRKKESNGIEGWAGFDPSRSPGALYPNEIIADFAFLPFGGGPRKCIGDQFALMESTVALAMLLQKFDVELRGPPESVELVSGATIHAKNGMWCKLKRRSK; from the exons ATGGCGGCCATGTCTTTCCTTTCCGCTGCTCCTTCGAGCTCCTTCCATGGCGGTCTTCATCTGGGTAAGAGCGATCCCTGCCTCTTCGGTTCCTACCCTCAAACCGGGAATACTCAGAGACCTTCTCTTTCCATCAG GTGCCAATCTACTAATACCAAGGAGCCAAAGAGTAGTAATATTCTGGACAATGCCAGCAACCTTTTTACAAACTTGTTAAGCGGTGGAAGTTTGGGGTCAATGCCCACTGCTGAAGGAGCTGTCTCTGATCTATTTGGGAAGCCTCTCTTCTTATCGCTCTACGACTGGTTCATGGAG CATGGAGGAGTGTATAAACTTGCGTTTGGTCCAAAGGCCTTTGTTGTCATCTCTGATCCTATTGTTGCAAGGCATGTCCTCAGAGAAAACGCATTTTCTTATGACAAG GGAGTTCTTGCTGAGATCTTGGAGCCCATCATGGGGAAAGGGTTGATACCTGCTGACCTTGACACCTGGAAGTTAAGAAGAAGAG CTATAACTCCTGCGTTCCATGCATTGTATCTGGAAGCCATGGTCAAAGTATTCAGCGACTGTTCCGAGAAAATGATACTTAAATCCGAGAAACTCTTGAGGGAGAAAGAAGTTTCAAGCGGAGAGGGGGACACAGAGATCGAGTTGGATCTTGAAGCAGAGTTCTCGAGTTTGGCTCTTGATATTATAGGGCTTAGCGTCTTCAACTACGACTTTGGCTCTGTCACAAAAGAGTCCCCTGTCATTaag GCGGTTTATGGAACTCTTTTCGAGGCAGAGCATCGGTCTACTTTCTACTTTCCCTATTGGAACTTTCCGCCAGCCAGATGGATCGTTCCGAGGCAGAGAAAGTTCCAAAGCGATCTCAAGATCATAAACGATTGCCTTGATGGACTCATTCAAAATGCAAAAGAGACAAGACAGGAAACAGATGTAGAGAagctccagcaacgtgactactCTAATCTCAAGGATGCAAGTCTTTTACGGTTCTTGGTGGATATGCGTGGTGTTGATATTGATGACCGACAG CTGAGGGATGACTTAATGACTATGCTAATTGCTGGTCACGAGACAACCGCAGCTGTTCTTACTTGGGCTGTTTACCTTCTTGCACAA AGTCCTGCAAAAATTAGGAAAGCTCAAGCAGAGATTGATGCTGTGCTTGGTGACGGTGCACCTACTTATGAATCGTTGAAAAAGCTCGA GTACATACGACTCATCGTTGTAGAATCCCTTCGTCTCTATCCTCAGCCGCCTCTGCTCATCAGACGCACTCTTAAACCAGAAACCTTGCCTG GAGGATACAAAGGTGAAAAGGAAGGTCATAAAGTTCCGAAAGGGACTGATATCTTCATTTCT GTGTACAATCTCCATAGATCTCCATACTTTTGGGATAACCCACAAGAGTTTGAGCCTGAGAGGTTCTTAAGAAAAAAGGAGAGCAATGGCATTGAAGGCTGGGCTGGCTTTGATCCATCTCGAAGCCCTGGTGCACTTTACCCCAACGAG ATCATAGCAGACTTTGCATTCTTACCATTTGGTGGAGGGCCAAGGAAATGCATTGGAGACCAGTTTGCACTAATGGAGTCGACCGTGGCACTAGCTATGTTGCTGCAGAAATTCGACGTGGAGCTGCGTGGACCGCCAGAGTCTGTTGAACTCGTGAGCGGCGCTACAATCCATGCCAAGAATGGGATGTGGTGTAAACTTAAGAGAAGATCAAAATGA
- the LOC106359577 gene encoding extradiol ring-cleavage dioxygenase, translating into MEKVNQTFYLSHGSPRLSIDDTLEARQFFKSWSEKVLQHKPKSILIISAHWDTEFPTVNTVLRNSTIYDFNGFPDPIYKLKYEAPGAIELGKKVKELLMGAGGMKRVDEDTERGLDHGAWVPLMLMYPEADIPVCQLSVQSSQSGTYHYNMGKALAPLKEEGVLIIGSGSATHNLKKLEFSIPNGSPVPWALEFDHWLRDSLLQGRYGDVNEWEKKAPNAKMAHPWPEHFYPLHVAMGAAGDAAKAAQIHTSWQFGTVSYSSYSFTSSP; encoded by the exons ATGGAGAAAGTGaatcaaacattttatttatcGCATGGATCTCCCAGGTTGAGCATAGATGACACTTTGGAGGCAAGACAGTTCTTCAAGTCATGGTCCGAAAAAGTTCTTCAACATAAACCCAAATCGATCTTGATAATCTCCGCACACTGGGACACCGAGTTTCCAACTGTCAACACTGTTCTCCGCAACTCCACCATCTACGATTTTAATGGTTTCCCTGATCCCATTTACAAG CTGAAGTATGAAGCACCAGGAGCTATTGAACTGGGGAAAAAGGTTAAAGAATTGCTAATGGGGGCAGGAGGAATGAAGCGTGTTGATGAAGATACAGAGAGAGGACTTGATCATGGAGCTTGGGTTCCTCTTATGTTGATGTATCCAGAGGCGGATATACCTGTTTGTCAACTCTCTGTTCAGTCATCTCAAAGTGGGACTTACCATTACAACATGGGCAAAGCATTGGCTCCACTGAAAGAAGAAGGTGTTCTTATCATTGGATCTGGAAGTGCCACTCATAACTTGAAGAAGCTTGAATTTAGCATCCCTAATGGCTCACCGGTTCCTTGGGCTTTGGAGTTTGATCATTGGCTCAGAGATTCTCTCCTTCAAGGAAG ATATGGAGATGTGAATGAGTGGGAAAAGAAAGCTCCAAATGCGAAAATGGCGCATCCATGGCCAGAGCATTTCTACCCATTACACGTTGCAATGGGTGCAGCAGGTGATGCTGCAAAGGCGGCGCAAATCCACACTAGCTGGCAATTTGGTACTGTATCTTATTCTTCTTATAGCTTCACCTCTTCCCCTTGA
- the LOC125577303 gene encoding 36.4 kDa proline-rich protein-like: MGLLHKQNLSFVILLLGFLVVSYACDCGDPPKPSPHPVKPPKHPVKPPKPPTVKPPPHTPRPPTVKPPHTPSPPHSFPPYTPKPPTVKPPPQPTPTPSPPPPYVKPPPVPTPETPCPPPPPPSPPPTPCPPTPPAPTPEPETCSIDALKLGACVDVLGGLIHIGLGKSYAKATCCPVLGGLVGLDAAVCLCTTIRAKLLNIDLIIPIALELLVDCGKTPPRDFKCPAPQRKSPLLG, translated from the coding sequence ATGGGGCTTCTTCACAAACAAAACCTTTCCTTTGTGATACTTCTCCTTGGTTTCCTCGTCGTCTCTTACGCTTGTGACTGTGGTGACCCTCCAAAGCCATCTCCACACCCCGTTAAACCGCCTAAACATCCCGTTAAACCGCCTAAACCACCCACCGTTAAACCACCTCCACACACTCCGAGACCGCCAACCGTCAAGCCTCCGCACACTCCATCCCCTCCACATTCTTTTCCACCGTACACTCCAAAACCTCCCACTGTCAAGCCACCGCCACAGCCAACTCCAACCCCATCCCCTCCACCACCGTACGTCAAGCCACCACCAGTGCCAACCCCAGAGACGCCATGCCCGCCACCACCGCCACCGTCACCACCACCAACCCCATGTCCTCCTACACCTCCAGCGCCAACCCCTGAACCGGAGACTTGCTCAATCGATGCGCTTAAGCTAGGCGCGTGTGTGGACGTGCTAGGCGGTTTGATTCACATCGGACTAGGTAAAAGCTACGCAAAGGCTACTTGTTGTCCGGTTCTTGGCGGTTTAGTGGGTCTTGACGCAGCGGTTTGTCTCTGCACCACAATTAGAGCCAAGCTTCTCAACATTGACCTCATTATTCCCATTGCTCTTGAGCTTCTTGTCGACTGTGGTAAGACTCCACCTCGTGACTTCAAGTGTCCCGCTCCACAAAGAAAGAGTCCTCTCTTGGGTTGA
- the BNAA08G05640D gene encoding uncharacterized protein BNAA08G05640D — MARRSQEEEEEKENFPLITTKTVEYLQPVMRRELLRKFPDNSAFGFDYAQSSLWSPLLPRNYASPSDLDSDTFVCRNLELGEFLESKKKMKISMKKKNKKNKLVKLDMSSIKSDDSPKVGCFSLPTKGWDGLLKVASKHFKKSKKKRDPVADVKLLNFCKC, encoded by the exons ATGGCGAGAAGaagtcaagaagaagaagaagaaaaggagaaTTTTCCTCTTATTACAACAAAAACAGTCGAATACTTACAACCAGTAATGCGTCGAGAGCTACTCCGCAAATTTCCAGACAACTCTGCTTTTGGATTCGACTACGCACAGAGCTCTCTCTGGTCTCCTCTATTGCCTCGAAACTACGCAAGCCCTTCAGATCTAGACTCGGACACTTTCGTTTGTAGGAACCTTGAGCTCGGAGAGTTTCTGGaaagcaagaagaagatgaagatctcaatgaaaaagaaaaacaaaaagaataagtTAGTGAAACTAGACATGTCTTCGATCAAGAGTGACGATTCTCCTAAAGTTGGCTGCTTTTCTCTTCCCACCAAG GGATGGGATGGTTTACTAAAGGTAGCTTCAAAACACTtcaagaaatcgaaaaagaagaGAGACCCAGTCGCTGATGTCAAGCTTCTCAACTTCTGCAAATGCTGA